The sequence AAAAAGACTTGGTTTTACCGCCTCGACATGCCCGAAGGCTACAAGAATTTTTCGAAAACAAAACCGATGAAACTCGAACATTTCGCCCCCGCTTTAGACTGGTGGAAAAACCGAAAAGCAATTACCCAAGACGGCTTTGACAAATCCAAATGCTACACCGTAAAAGAACTCGCCGAGCGCGGATTAAACATTGACCTTTGCGGCTACCCGCACGAAGAAGAAGAAATTTTAGAACCCAAAGATTTAATCCAGCAATTCAAAGAAAAACGCGAAAGCCTCAACGCTCAAATGGATAAAACGCTAGAAAAAATTGAAAAAATGATTGCAATGTAAAAGTTGGGAGGGACAATGAGTAAAAAAGAAATGAAAAAGCCAATACAAAACCACGAATTTCAATTCGGTGAAGTATTAAATATTATTCAAACTCATCAAAAGAAAGCCGCTTCTGTTGTAAATGAACAGATGATTTTAACAGCATGGGCAGTGGGTGAATATGTTTCTAACAAGCTTAAAAACAAGGCTTGGGGCAGCAAAGTTGTAACGGAACTTTCAGAATACATATGCACAAAGCAGCCTGACTTAAAAGGTTTTGGAAAGCGGCATATTTATAACATGGTAAAGTTCTACGATGAATATTCTTCGCCATCATTTTACGAAACAGTTTGCAGGTATCTGCCCAAAACAATGGCACAGAATCAGAGTGTTTTAATTGAAGATAAATCAAATACAAGCAAAAATCAAATAATACAGCAACATGTTGAACAAATACAGCCAACTGAAATTGTGCAATCACTGATTGCACAATTAGGAAAAATTTTATCTCTTACAACCTTTACAAACCATTTAATTATTTTAACCAACTGCAAAACATACGAAGAACGTTTGTTTTATATCCTTTATGCGAATAAAGAGCGTTTATCCACAAGAGAACTACGCCGTTGCATAGAAAACCAAACCTATTCATCACTTCTTTCTGACAAGAAATCCCTTTCAAAAGGAATGCTTGAAGCATACCCCAATGCAAACTTTTTACTTAAAGACACATTGTTTGTAGACTTTTTGGGGTTGCCGCAAAAGCACAGCGAATCAAAACTTAAAAAAGGTTTGCTTGAACACATGAAAGAATTTATTCTTGAACTGGGTAAAGATTTTATCTTTATGGATCAGGAATATAATTTGCAAGTAGGTTCATCTACTTACAAGGCAGATTTACTTTTCTATCACAGAGGTTTGCAGGCTCTTGTTGCTGTCGAACTTAAAAAGACAAAATTTAATCCTAGAGATTTAGGTCAATTGGAATTTTATTTAGAAGCCCTTGACCGAGATGTAAAACGTTCAAATGAAAATCCATCTATTGGAATTTTATTGTGCCCAAGTGCAGATAAAGTTGTTGTTGAATATGCCATGAGCCGAAGTATGTCTCCTACGATGATTGCCGAATACAAGCGCATTTTAATTCCACAGGAACAAATGCAGCGCATGTTGAATGAATTCTGCTCTTTCTATGAAAAAGAAGAAAAATCTACCCCAAGAAACTTAAACCCATGACAGAAAACCAGAACACAGAATACAAGCTCATATTAACCGATAAATTTGAGCGCGCTGCTGTTTCTTTTTTGAACAGCAAAATGGGTGGTGTGCTTTATATTGGAATTGACGATGACGGAAAATTTAATATCCTTGCATATCTTTTTGCAGACCAAAACGGCACTGTAAATGCAAATGGCGGAATAAATGGCTCTGTAAATGACACTAAAAACGGCACTGTAAATCTTTTAGAATCAGAACGCCTTGTTTTAGAAGAAATAAAAAGAAATCCCCACGTTACAATGAATGAAATTGTTATTGTAACAGATATTTCCAGACGAACAGTTGCAAGGGCTTTAAAAACCTTGCAGGAAAAGCAAATTATTTGCCGAATTGGAGCCGATAAAAACGGACATTGGAAAATCATTAACGAATAAACAAATTTATAACAGGACGCCTCATGACCCACACCCAACTCAAAAACTCGATTTTACAACTCGCCGTAAGCGGCCGATTTGAAGAATTTAGGAGATGAAATGAGCGAAAACAAAAATGAACTAACAGAATTCGCACCGCTTGTAGAAGATATTAAAAGCGTCATTTTTACAGGCAGGGATTTAGCCTATAACGCTACAAACCGTGCCATTGTGCTCACTTACTGGAATGTGGGCAAACGCATTGTTTTGCAGGAACAAAAAGGAAATGCCCGAGCAGAATACGGCACCGCTTTAATTGAGCTTTTAGCATCTGAACTTACTAAGGAATTTGGCCCAAGTTACTCAAAGCGAAATTTGCAATATTTCCGCAAATTTTATTTAGCCTTTGAAGATGAGCAAATTGTGAACACATGTGTTCACAATTTAAATTGGTCGCACTTTAGAACTCTTTTACGTATAACAGATGAAAATGCACGCCTCTGGTATTTAAAAGAAGCTTGTTCAGAAAACTGGAGCGTGCGTACATTGGATAGAAATATTTCAACACAATATTACTACAGGCTTTTACAATCTCCAAAGAAAAATGAAGTCATAAATGAAATGCTTGCAAAAACCGCTCAAACAAAAAAACAGCCTTTGGAACTGATTAAAAATCCTATCGTTGCAGAGTTTTTAGGATTTAAACTTGAAAGTTCTAGTATAGAAAGCGACTTAGAAAGTGCAATTCTTAATCATATCCGCGATTTTTTAATGGAAATGGGCAAAGGTTTTGCATTTGTTGCCCGCCAGCAGCACATTGTAACCCAAACCGAAGATTATTACATTGACCTGGTTTTTTATAACATTGAACTTAAATGCTATGTGATAATCGATTTGAAAATGGGGAAAATCACTCATCAAGATGTAGGGCAAATTGATATGTATGTGCGTATGTATGATGACCTGAAGCGCAAAGAAGGTGACAATCCGACACTAGGAATTTTGCTTTGTTCAGAAACCGATGAAGACATAGCCCGCTATTCTGTGCTGCACGATAACGACCGCCTTTTTATGTCAAAATATCTAACATTTTTGCCGACCAAAGAACAA comes from Hallerella porci and encodes:
- a CDS encoding PDDEXK nuclease domain-containing protein, encoding MSENKNELTEFAPLVEDIKSVIFTGRDLAYNATNRAIVLTYWNVGKRIVLQEQKGNARAEYGTALIELLASELTKEFGPSYSKRNLQYFRKFYLAFEDEQIVNTCVHNLNWSHFRTLLRITDENARLWYLKEACSENWSVRTLDRNISTQYYYRLLQSPKKNEVINEMLAKTAQTKKQPLELIKNPIVAEFLGFKLESSSIESDLESAILNHIRDFLMEMGKGFAFVARQQHIVTQTEDYYIDLVFYNIELKCYVIIDLKMGKITHQDVGQIDMYVRMYDDLKRKEGDNPTLGILLCSETDEDIARYSVLHDNDRLFMSKYLTFLPTKEQLKAEIERQKEIFYAQHPQKNMN
- a CDS encoding PDDEXK nuclease domain-containing protein, producing the protein MSKKEMKKPIQNHEFQFGEVLNIIQTHQKKAASVVNEQMILTAWAVGEYVSNKLKNKAWGSKVVTELSEYICTKQPDLKGFGKRHIYNMVKFYDEYSSPSFYETVCRYLPKTMAQNQSVLIEDKSNTSKNQIIQQHVEQIQPTEIVQSLIAQLGKILSLTTFTNHLIILTNCKTYEERLFYILYANKERLSTRELRRCIENQTYSSLLSDKKSLSKGMLEAYPNANFLLKDTLFVDFLGLPQKHSESKLKKGLLEHMKEFILELGKDFIFMDQEYNLQVGSSTYKADLLFYHRGLQALVAVELKKTKFNPRDLGQLEFYLEALDRDVKRSNENPSIGILLCPSADKVVVEYAMSRSMSPTMIAEYKRILIPQEQMQRMLNEFCSFYEKEEKSTPRNLNP
- a CDS encoding winged helix-turn-helix transcriptional regulator; the protein is MTENQNTEYKLILTDKFERAAVSFLNSKMGGVLYIGIDDDGKFNILAYLFADQNGTVNANGGINGSVNDTKNGTVNLLESERLVLEEIKRNPHVTMNEIVIVTDISRRTVARALKTLQEKQIICRIGADKNGHWKIINE